A region from the Bactrocera dorsalis isolate Fly_Bdor chromosome 1, ASM2337382v1, whole genome shotgun sequence genome encodes:
- the LOC105224197 gene encoding uncharacterized protein LOC105224197, translating to MFTQHNIQVWFFMLCFAFTVVWARPQRYAHIAVIENDAYEQTLPNALRNPFYKTPRVREALAKSSWFGPGEEPVYDRQAEKIPRAEIYNVLAHAGFINRRGKLI from the exons gTTTACACAACATAATATCCAAGTTTGGTTCTTCATGCTATGCTTTGCCTTCACCGTTGTATGGGCGCGTCCGCAACGCTATGCACACATCGCAGTTATTGAAAATGATGCATATGAACAGACCTTACCTAACGCGCTGAGAAATCCCTTCTACAAGACGCCACGAGTGCGTGAGGCGCTAGCCAAGTCCAGCTGGTTCGGACCGGGCGAGGAGCCG GTATATGATCGCCAAGCGGAGAAAATACCACGCGCTGAGATCTACAATGTGCTCGCACATGCCGGCTTCATCAATCGAAGAGGAAAACTAATTTAA
- the LOC125775784 gene encoding uncharacterized protein LOC125775784 — MTATIDLSNDALHRLGQSYYKYNKFEQPRTLEILGYEHSANADTVTGFFGRHQFLTLKVRRIDAEGKEHLEQVRFFTKTPPLELASRMEYLEEFGLYKKEVSVYRVILPELQKIIPHVAPNCYYAEERLLVFEHLADQKFRMAAGRDGILNYDHLHCVLKTLAALHASSIIYEVRCGRKLNELHPEAVVENAYPLGIPDTHVRKQNFNNANRVFVELIKILPKYQKNQKNLDYILAEFPKRMAAIYELAQTSNKYRNVFSHGDLWANNAMFQYGETSKPPIQCRLVDFQLSRYAPPMVDVITILTIPTSSSFRRQYLTELFDDYYGFMSKFLELERLNIEDYLPRQEFNETADKFRIVGLIESLFFSHLTLLPAELAEAVTSSANGFTDFFDAKRVEMCLQAFRSDDIYRERMTDMLEDFVDNFVLKNRN, encoded by the coding sequence ATGACAGCTACAATTGATTTAAGCAACGATGCTTTGCACAGACTTGGCCAAAGCTATTACAAGTACAATAAGTTCGAACAGCCGCGTACACTTGAAATTCTCGGTTATGAGCATTCAGCCAACGCAGACACCGTCACTGGTTTTTTTGGACGCCACCAGTTCCTCACGCTCAAAGTGCGTCGAATTGATGCCGAAGGAAAGGAGCATTTGGAGCAAGTACGCTTTTTCACCAAAACTCCACCATTGGAATTGGCATCCCGTATGGAGTATTTAGAGGAGTTTGGTCTCTACAAAAAAGAGGTTAGTGTATATCGTGTGATATTGCctgaattgcaaaaaattataccaCATGTGGCGCCTAATTGCTACTACGCCGAAGAGCGCTTACTCGTCTTCGAACATCTCGCCGATCAGAAATTCCGCATGGCCGCCGGTCGTGATGGTATTCTGAACTATGATCACTTACATTGTGTATTGAAGACACTTGCAGCGCTGCATGCCAGTTCCATAATCTATGAAGTGCGCTGTGGACGCAAGTTGAATGAGCTACATCCCGAGGCTGTGGTGGAGAACGCGTATCCTTTGGGCATACCGGACACTCACGTgcgtaaacaaaatttcaataatgcGAATCGAGTATTTGTGGAACTGATAAAAATACTGCCGAAATATCAGAAGAATCAGAAGAATTTGGACTATATTTTAGCGGAGTTTCCGAAACGCATGGCTGCGATCTACGAATTAGCACAGACGTCGAACAAATATCGAAACGTATTCAGTCATGGCGATCTTTGGGCGAACAACGCCATGTTCCAGTATGGCGAAACTAGTAAGCCGCCCATACAGTGCCGTCTGGTGGACTTTCAGCTTAGCCGTTATGCACCGCCGATGGTAGATGTGATAACAATACTCACCATACCGACAAGCAGTAGCTTCCGAAGGCAATATTTAACTGAATTATTCGATGACTACTATGGTTTTATGTCCAAATTCTTGGAGCTGGAACGTCTCAACATTGAGGACTACTTGCCGCGCCAAGAATTCAATGAGACGGCAGATAAGTTCCGCATTGTTGGACTTATTGAAAGTCTATTTTTCTCCCACTTGACACTGCTGCCGGCGGAACTTGCAGAAGCTGTAACCTCGTCGGCGAACGGGTTCACCGATTTCTTTGATGCCAAACGTGTGGAGATGTGTTTGCAAGCTTTTCGCAGCGATGACATCTACCGGGAAAGAATGACGGACATGCTGGAAGattttgtagataattttgtgttaaaaaatcgaaactag